A stretch of DNA from Desulfosarcina ovata subsp. ovata:
ATCATTAAAAGAATCCAGATCGCTAATATTCTTGTCGATTATTTCTCTGTATTCATCTGGTGTTATAACCTCACGTTCGTTCTTATCGTTTGGTTTGTAACGACTTGGAGAAAGAGCCTTGGCATGTACACATGCTTTTTCTAACCAATCAATTAATGATCTATCTTCTTTATTCGAAAGCAATGCAGCCAATTCAACCAAGTAGATGCGTGTCATGCTGTATGTGGCGAGTTGGAAAAAGTACGAACCATGATTTAATGCTTCTTCATCCTCTGGTGAAGACCAAGAATTGATTCTTTTCAATTCACAAAATAAGCTTTTGGAATTGAGGAATCTATGAACAATCTGATCGAGATATTTTTTTAATTTTTCTTTTGGATTATTCATGAGTTTGTTCCTCAACACTTATCTTTATGTTGCACAACATAAACTAGACGACCCAATAGTCGTCGTATAATGCGACGTTAATATTTACGAAATCGTAATAGACGACTGATTTGCAGTCTAATAACCCAATTTAACCTGACTAGACGACTAATTCGTCAAATAAAAAATTGACATTTCGTAATTTCGGCGCTAAACATGAACAAATGTTAATATATAATATTTTGGAACCTTTTTCGAGTATATGAAGAATAAATATCCCCAAAGAAATGTGATGTCAATGTAAATCATTGGTATCATGTATTTTAAATGTTTATTCGGAGGTGCAACATGGCTAAACGGTTTCCACAAAACAATAACGAGACTTTCAATTCATTATCGCCCACGGCGGCAGGGGATGCCCCAAAGCCACGATTACTTGACCAGGTTCGGAATTGCATCCGTCGAAGACATTATAGCATCCGTACGGAGCAAACCTATGTTGACTGGATCAAACGATATATCTATTTTCATAAAAAGCAGCATCCTGAAGATATGGATGAGAACCATATAACCGACTTTTTGAATTATCTTGCCGTCGATAGGAAAGTCGCCAGTTCCACTCAGAACCAAGCCCTATGCGCCCTGGTGTTTCTGTATCGCCATGTTCTGAAAAAGGATCTCCCCCAATTTGAAAATTTGATTCACGCCAAACGCCCCTCAAAGCTGCCGGTTGTTTTTACGCGTGAGGAAGTTCGCGATATTTTATTACAACTTGAAGGCGTTACCTGGATTATGGGGCAATTGCTATATGGCGCTGGTCTGCGCGTTATGGAATGCGTGCGGCTGAGAATCAAGGACATCGACTTTGGCTACCGACAAATCACTGTCCGGGATGGGAAAGGTCATAAAGACCGAATTACCATGCTGCCGGTAATTGTTGTTGAGCCATTAAAGAGGCATTTGGAGAAAACCAAAAAAGCACATGAACTTGATCTGGAAGCCGGTTTTGGAAAGGTGTTTCTTCCTTATGCGTTGGAAAGAAAATATCCCCATGCGAACAAAAGTTGGGATTGGCAATACGTTTTCCCCGCCTCCCGGCGATCCATCGATCCGCGATCAGGCGCCGAACAGCGGCATCACCTATCAGAAGCGGTGTTGCAGCGTGCCATAAAAAAAGCCATCAAAACAAATAACATATCCAAGCCGGGCAGCTGTCATTCGATGCGTCACAGCTTTGCGACGCATCTGCTCGAATCAGGATATGATATTCGCACAGTGCAGGAACTTTTGGGGCACAAGGATGTTTCGACAACCATGATTTACACGCATGTGTTAAATAAGGGTGGAAAGGGCGTCCAAAGTCCCAGCGATACACTTTTTCAGGATGCTTAATGTTTCATCAAGTATGTCAATGAATACCATTCCGATAAAAGCGCCAATCCAGAAAACACTGGATGCCGGATCAGGCCGGTGATGACGCGATTGATAAAGTTGCCTGTCTGGCAAAGAAAAGGAAATCGTAACCATGACATCTGACCTCACCCCCAGGCAGCAAAGCGTATTGGAATTTATTATTACTTTCCAGCAGGAGCAGCGTATGGCTCCCACGGTGCGCGAAATTTGTGCCCATTTTGGACTGAGCGGTCCGGCCGGCATCCACCGCATCCTGAACCTTCTCAAGGACAAGGGCTACCTTGTGGCCGAAGCGGGAAAAAAACGCGCCTGGCGGTTCAACAGGGATGTGATCGGCCCCGGCATTCCGTTGATCGGAACGATCGCCGCCGGCCAACCCATGGAAGCCATCGAAAACATTGAAGCGGAGCTGTCCATATCGCCGGCCCTGTTCGGTTGCAAACGCTGCTTTGGATTGCGCGTCAAGGGAGACTCCATGATCGATGCCCATATCATGGACGGCGACCTGGCGATCATCCGTCCGCAGAAGCGGGTCGAAAACGGGCAGATTGCCGCCGTGATGGTGCAGAATCTCCTATCTGAAGCCACGCTGAAAATCGTGCGTTTCGACCGGAGCAGTCTGACCCTGGAACCGGCCAATGCGGCCTATTCGCCATTGGTGTTCAAAGGACCGCAGCGCAGTCAGGTGACCGTTTTGGGGAAGTATGTGGGGGTTATAAGGAAGATAGGGGGTTAGGCTGTAGGCGTTTAGGGAAACGATTTTTCGCGGTTAAGAACCGCTCCTACAAAGCATGGCGGGTTTATGTTGCACCGGATTTCATCCATGCTCCGGTTGTAGGAGCTGCCTTTGGCTGCGAGAAGAATAGGTATACAGGGGTTCAGGCTGCAGGCGTTTAGGGAAAAGATTTTTCGCGGTTAAGAACCGCTCCTACAAGATACGGCAGGTTAATGCAGCGCTGAAGTTCATCCATGCTCCGGTTGTAGGAGCTGCCTTTGGCTGCGAGAAGAATAGGTATACAGGGGTCAGGCTGCAGGCGTTTAGGGAAACGATTTTTCGCGGTTAAGAACCGCTCCTACAAAGCATGGCGGGTTTATGTTGCACCGGATTTCATCCTTACTCCGATTGTAGGAGCTGCCTTTGGCTGCGAGAAGAATAGGTATACAGGGGTTCAGGCTGCAGGCGTTTAGGGAAACGATTTTTCGCGGTTGAGAACCGCTCCTACAAGATACGGCAGGTTGATGCAGCGCTGAAGTTCATCCATGCTCCGGTTGTAGGAGCTGCCTTTGGCTGCGAGAAAAATAGGTATACAGGGGTTCAGGCCGTAGGCGTTTAGGGAAACGATTTTTCGCGGTTAAGAACCGCTCCTACAAGATACGGCAGGTTGATGCAGCGCTGAAGTTCATCCATGCTCCGGTTGTAGGAGCTGCCTTTGGCTGCGAGAAGGATAGGTATACAGGGGTTCAGGCTGCAGGCGTTTAGGGAAACGATTTTTCGCGGTTGAGAACCGCTCCTACAAGATACGGCAGGTTAATGCAGCGCTGAAGTTCATCCATGCTCCGGTTGTAGGAGCTGCCTTTGGCTGCGAGAAGAATAGGTATACAGGGGTTCAGGCTGCAGGCGTTTAGGGAAACGATTTTTCGCGGTTAAGAACCGCTCCTACAAAGCATGGCGGGTTTATGTTGCACCGGATTTCATCCTTGCTCCGATTGTAGGAGCTGTCTACGCCTGGGACCAATCAATTTTCGCGGCCATGGGCCGCTCCTACGGGGCCGAGGTAGACTGGGTTTCTGTTTTTGGGTGACACGGGAGTTTTATGCAAATTGAAGACAAGCTTTCCATCCTGGCCGCTGCGGCCAAGTACGACGTATCGTGCGCCTCCAGTGGCAGCCGGAGGTCCAACACCGGCCGCGGGCTGGGAAATGCAATCCCGGCCGGGGTCTGCCACACCTTTACCGAAGACGGGCGCTGCGTCTCCCTGCTCAAGCTGCTCTTCACTAATTTCTGTATTTTCGACTGTGCCTATTGCGTCAACCGGCGCAGCAACGATCTTCCCCGGGCGGCCTTCACCCCGGCGGAAATCGTCCGTCTGACCATTGACTTCTACCGGCGTAATTATATCGAAGGGCTTTTTCTCAGCTCGGGAGTGGTGGGTAGTCCGGACGAGACTATGGAACGGCTCATCCGCACGGTAACGGACCTGCGCCGCCAGGGCTTCAACGGTTACGTGCATCTCAAGTGCGTGCCCCACACCAGCCGGCGGCTGGTTCAGGCCGCCGGCCGCCTGGCCGATCGGCTGAGCGTCAACATCGAGCTGCCCACGGAGGAGAGTCTCCGGAAGCTCACCAGAGAGAAGACCTACGCCTCGGTGCTCACCCCCATGGGCGTTATCCGCGAAGGCATCGAGGAAACGCGGGAAGATCGCAAGCGGCTGCGCCACGTGCCCGCCTTTGCCCCGGCCGGCCAGAGCACCCAGCTGATCGTGGGCGCCAGCCCGGAATCGGACCACACCATCTTGCACCTCTCGGACCGTCTCTACCGCCAGCAGGCGCTCAAGCGCGTTTACTATTCGGCCTACGTGCCGGTGGGCGATATTGCCACCCATGCCGGTGCGGCTCCGCCGTTCAAACGGGAGAACCGCTTGTATCAGGCCGACTGGCTGATCCGGCTGTACGGGTTTTCCATTGACGAGGTGATACCGTCAGCGGCGCCGAACCTGGACCTGACCATGGACCCCAAAGATGCCTTTGCCCGGCGCCACCCTCAGCTTTTTCCCGTGGATGTCAACAGCGCCGATCGAGAAATGATCCTGCGGGTGCCGGGCATCGGCATCCGATCGGCCAATCGCATCGTGAATCTGCGTCGCCGGGGGCGCATCCGCTTCGAACACCTCAAACAGATGGGCGTGGTCGTCACCCGGGCTTTGCCCTTCATCCGTTGCGATGGCCTGCCAGACGCCCGCTGGACCGTTCCATACAGCGCCACGGCGATTGCTCCACCGGTCGCGCTTACACCGCTGGTTTTCGTTACCGACAGCAGCTTTGACGGTCTGCTCACGGCCATTTTTGAAGCCTACGCCGGCCAGACACCGCCCGATGCGATCCAGCCGGACAGCCATGTCCAACAGGGATTGTTCGACCAGCGTGTGACGGTCGTCACCGATGGGGCCAAAGCCGCACGGGTGTGGAAGGGGCTGAAACGATGCCTGGGCGTCGAGGGGCGCCAGGCGATTGCCGAAGCGTTCCTCTCGGGGAATGCCGGGGTGGAGACGTTGATTTATACCTATGTCCGAGAACGCATCCCGCGCCCGAACAGCAGCCCCAGCGGCGTATCCCTAAGTGTAACGATCCGGCTTGACCAGCTGGCCCGCAAGGTGCGCGAAGAGGCCCGCCGGCTGGAAGGCTTCGTCCGCTTCGAGCAGACCGGCAAGGGGCGGTACCTGGCCCGGATCGCACCGCGCTACGATGTCCTGCCGCTGATCCGGCACCATTTTGAATCCCGGTTTGCCGATCAGCGCTGGATCATCTATGATACAGTTCGGCAGTACGGGCTTGTCTTCGATGGCCGGACTACCCGCGCCCTGCCGCTCAATATGGCGGAGCCGGGCGCCGGGAGTCGTCCGGATGCCGACGAGTCCCTCTGCCAACGGCTTTGGCAGCGCTATTACCATGCCGTCAACATTCCCACACGTAACCACCCGCGGCTGCATCGGCGACTGCTGCCCCGGCGTTACTGGGCCTATCTGACCGAGAAGCTGATCCCGCTGTCAAGGAGACCC
This window harbors:
- a CDS encoding integron integrase; this encodes MAKRFPQNNNETFNSLSPTAAGDAPKPRLLDQVRNCIRRRHYSIRTEQTYVDWIKRYIYFHKKQHPEDMDENHITDFLNYLAVDRKVASSTQNQALCALVFLYRHVLKKDLPQFENLIHAKRPSKLPVVFTREEVRDILLQLEGVTWIMGQLLYGAGLRVMECVRLRIKDIDFGYRQITVRDGKGHKDRITMLPVIVVEPLKRHLEKTKKAHELDLEAGFGKVFLPYALERKYPHANKSWDWQYVFPASRRSIDPRSGAEQRHHLSEAVLQRAIKKAIKTNNISKPGSCHSMRHSFATHLLESGYDIRTVQELLGHKDVSTTMIYTHVLNKGGKGVQSPSDTLFQDA
- the lexA gene encoding transcriptional repressor LexA encodes the protein MTSDLTPRQQSVLEFIITFQQEQRMAPTVREICAHFGLSGPAGIHRILNLLKDKGYLVAEAGKKRAWRFNRDVIGPGIPLIGTIAAGQPMEAIENIEAELSISPALFGCKRCFGLRVKGDSMIDAHIMDGDLAIIRPQKRVENGQIAAVMVQNLLSEATLKIVRFDRSSLTLEPANAAYSPLVFKGPQRSQVTVLGKYVGVIRKIGG
- a CDS encoding putative DNA modification/repair radical SAM protein, which translates into the protein MQIEDKLSILAAAAKYDVSCASSGSRRSNTGRGLGNAIPAGVCHTFTEDGRCVSLLKLLFTNFCIFDCAYCVNRRSNDLPRAAFTPAEIVRLTIDFYRRNYIEGLFLSSGVVGSPDETMERLIRTVTDLRRQGFNGYVHLKCVPHTSRRLVQAAGRLADRLSVNIELPTEESLRKLTREKTYASVLTPMGVIREGIEETREDRKRLRHVPAFAPAGQSTQLIVGASPESDHTILHLSDRLYRQQALKRVYYSAYVPVGDIATHAGAAPPFKRENRLYQADWLIRLYGFSIDEVIPSAAPNLDLTMDPKDAFARRHPQLFPVDVNSADREMILRVPGIGIRSANRIVNLRRRGRIRFEHLKQMGVVVTRALPFIRCDGLPDARWTVPYSATAIAPPVALTPLVFVTDSSFDGLLTAIFEAYAGQTPPDAIQPDSHVQQGLFDQRVTVVTDGAKAARVWKGLKRCLGVEGRQAIAEAFLSGNAGVETLIYTYVRERIPRPNSSPSGVSLSVTIRLDQLARKVREEARRLEGFVRFEQTGKGRYLARIAPRYDVLPLIRHHFESRFADQRWIIYDTVRQYGLVFDGRTTRALPLNMAEPGAGSRPDADESLCQRLWQRYYHAVNIPTRNHPRLHRRLLPRRYWAYLTEKLIPLSRRPI